A single Ascochyta rabiei chromosome 4, complete sequence DNA region contains:
- a CDS encoding 54S ribosomal protein L7, mitochondrial: MALRELPYRTAAALCRDARPAVHAVHAVQPLLRRNASSDAARDVESTSFLAAPAEPAEAVKDFDPIARSRARRRGNKQLPPSRYQYREPKYYRGPLHPHQPLPVSDPASRRFQPGPFTLPRLDQTYQSTIAQDILAMTYQHYPPGYRAPKLEQRLREWTGDSPYYKGRPLRGPRGKGEVLRLLQEPRTFRNIPKITKVVVHSMVPEAMQDSAHMHVAGMVLQAMTNVRVESHKARHNVVGWGLREGRYVSVTATMVREDASHFLEKLIDVVLPRIKEWKGVPGSSGDGHGNITFGLTPDQLALFPEIEVNYDAYPPKMIPGCHITIVTDATSNKDARLLTQAIGLPFYGKLND; this comes from the exons ATGGCCCTGCGCGAGCTGCCTTAccgcaccgccgccgccctgtGCAGAGACGCCAGGCCCGCCGTCCACGCCGTCCACGCCGTCCAGCCCCTGTTGCGCCGCAATGCCTCGTCCGATGCCGCCCGCGACGTCGAGTCGACATCCTTCCTCGCCGCCCCCGCAGAGCCCGCCGAGGCCGTCAAGGACTTCGACCCCATAGCGAGGAGTAGGGCGCGGAGGAGAGGCAACAAGCAGCTGCCGCCCAGCAG ATACCAGTACCGCGAGCCCAAATACTACCGCGGCCCCCTGCACCCCCACCAGCCTCTGCCCGTCTCCGACCCGGCCTCGCGACGCTTCCAGCCCGGCCCCTTCACGCTGCCCCGCCTCGACCAGACGTACCAGAGCACCATCGCCCAGGACATCCTCGCCATGACCTACCAGCACTACCCCCCGGGCTACCGCGCCCCCAAGCTCGAGCAGCGCCTGCGCGAGTGGACCGGCGACTCGCCCTACTACAAGGGCCGCCCCCTCCGAGGCCCGCGAGGAAAGGGCGAGGTCCTGCGTCTGTTGCAGGAGCCGCGCACCTTCCGCAACATCCCCAAGATCACAAAGGTCGTCGTCCACTCCATGGTCCCCGAGGCCATGCAGGACAGCGCGCACATGCACGTCGCCGGCATGGTCCTGCAGGCCATGACCAACGTCCGCGTCGAGTCCCACAAGGCCCGCCACAACGTCGTCGGCTGGGGGCTGCGCGAGGGCCGCTACGTCTCCGTCACCGCCACCATGGTCCGCGAAGACGCCTCGCACTTTCTCGAGAAGCTGATCGACGTCGTCCTGCCCAGGATCAAGGAGTGGAAGGGCGTCCCCGGCTCCTCTGGCGACGGCCACGGCAACATCACCTTCGGCCTGACGCCCGACCAGCTGGCTCTGTTTCCCGAGATCGAGGTCAACTATGATGC CTACCCGCCCAAGATGATCCCCGGTTGCCACATCACCATCGTCACCGACGCCACAAGTAACAAGGACGCCCGTCTGCTGACCCAAGCCATCGGCCTGCCCTTTTACGGCAAGCTCAACGACTAG
- a CDS encoding 25S rRNA (uracil(2634)-N(3))-methyltransferase: protein MSKTKTKQARRQLKRDGQRKIAAHQKKTAQAAAAKSTKPTPASARKRKKSDGPDTAKSLPSTTTAKPPPSTTTAEKPSVQASQKPPVPFGAYDHILLVGEGDFSFTRSLVLDHGCANVTATSFDSETEVAEKYPSFTSTQQELSALTPPVPLHHGIDATRLSSYKTLKCSREDDDEVDDEDTASGWDTIAFLFPHVGGLSTDVNRQVRSNQALLVSFFKSCLESSTPQQRLRILEAQANRPNLVQRRRSEFLKMGGKIMVALFEGDPYSLWNIRDLARHAGLKVVESYKFDSTQYPSYAHVRTLGAIEGGGAWKGEDRDARMYVFEKVALEADSEEEKELEKAGVKLRKRRASEVVKKKKKKRKLGEDEDSE from the coding sequence ATGTCCAAAACAAAAACCAAGCAGGCGCGTCGCCAGCTCAAGCGCGACGGGCAGCGCAAGATCGCTGCGCACCAGAAGAAAACCGCACAAGCGGCAGCGGCCAAATCAACCAAACCCACGCCCGCGAGCGCGAGGAAGCGGAAGAAGAGCGACGGCCCAGACACCGCAAAGTCACTGCCTTCCACAACAACTGCAAAGCCGCCGCCTTCCACGACGACGGCAGAGAAGCCCTCCGTCCAGGCCTCGCAGAAACCCCCCGTCCCCTTTGGCGCCTACGACCATATCCTGCTCGTCGGCGAGGGCGATTTCAGCTTCACGCGCTCCCTCGTGCTGGACCACGGGTGCGCAAACGTAACGGCGACGTCATTCGACAGCGAAACCGAAGTCGCTGAAAAATACCCCTCCTTCACATCGACACAGCAAGAGCTGTCCGCACTGACCCCGCCGGTCCCGCTCCACCACGGTATCGACGCCACGCGGTTGAGTTCGTACAAGACACTCAAATGCTCGCgggaagacgacgacgaagtcGACGACGAAGACACAGCGAGCGGGTGGGACACCATCGCCTTCCTGTTCCCGCACGTCGGCGGCCTCTCGACCGACGTGAACCGACAGGTCCGGAGCAACCAAGCGCTGCTTGTGTCTTTCTTCAAGAGCTGTCTCGAGTCCAGCACGCCGCAACAGCGCCTGCGCATCCTCGAAGCCCAGGCTAACCGGCCCAATCTCGTGCAGCGTCGGCGCTCCGAGTTTTTGAAAATGGGCGGCAAGATCATGGTCGCGCTGTTCGAGGGCGATCCGTACTCGCTGTGGAATATCCGCGATCTAGCCCGCCATGCTGGACTGAAGGTCGTGGAAAGCTACAAATTCGACTCGACGCAATACCCCAGCTATGCGCATGTGCGCACGCTCGGCGCCATCGAAGGAGGCGGAGCGTGGAAGGGCGAGGACCGGGATGCGAGGATGTACGTCTTCGAGAAGGTGGCGCTCGAAGCGGATAGTGAAGAGGAGAAGGAGTTGGAGAAGGCGGGGGTTAAGCTTAGGAAGAGGAGGGCTAGCGAGGTGGtcaaaaagaagaagaagaagaggaagttGGGCGAGGATGAGGATAGTGAGTAA
- a CDS encoding GID complex subunit containing RING finger motif, translating into MAELNSTKLNAESHLLLDQPLLRMPYELSRRNFKNAQRLIEHSTTSLTSTLSSTTKAASKTTDPTPTLDSLDAMISKMQGLKRKLSTLQEEEAKLHKAANARLQHLQDLHEVQSLVDVKYDEWSRVRLSRLLVDYLLREGYAGSAACLAQSKGIEDLVDVDAFVSCHKIERSLREGMNTALALDWCKEHGKELKKSGSMLEFELRLQQYIELVRQGHESGVSGMDGELARDGVSIGGGGGEVKLVEARAHAKKYLSGSGDFELLGRAAGLLAYRPWDEVEPYASLYSPTRWSHLATLFLTTHHTLYSLPPRPLLHIALSAGLSALKTPACHSAYTSSSANASSSTSTVCPICSTELNQLARNVPYAHHTKSIVENDPVVLPSGRIYGRERLRLFNEKVGTAKGWVRDPVAGKAEELWKESEVRRVFVL; encoded by the exons ATGGCGGAACTCAATAGCACCAAGCTCAACGCAGAGTCGCATCTGCTGCTC GACCAACCGCTCCTGCGCATGCCGTACGAGCTCTCGCGACGAAACTTCAAGAACGCCCAACGTCTAATCGAGCACTCGACCACCTCTCTCACCTCCACACTCTCCTCGACCACAAAAGCCGCCTCCAAGACCACCGACCCCACACCGACGCTCGACTCGCTGGACGCCATGATCTCGAAGATGCAAGGCCTGAAGCGCAAACTAAGCACGctacaagaagaagaggctAAACTCCACAAAGCAGCCAATGCGCGGCTACAGCACCTGCAAGACCTGCACGAGGTGCAGAGCTTGGTGGACGTCAAGTACGACGAATGGTCACGCGTGCGTCTCTCACGATTGCTGGTCGACTATCTCCTGCGCGAGGGCTACGCGGGCTCAGCGGCGTGTCTGGCGCAGTCAAAGGGCATCGAGGACCTCGTCGACGTGGACGCGTTTGTGTCGTGCCACAAGATCGAGCGCAGCCTGCGCGAGGGGATGAACACGGCGCTCGCACTCGACTGGTGCAAGGAGCACGGTAAGGAGCTGAAGAAGAGCGGGAGCATGCTAGAGTTTGAGTTGAGGTTGCAGCAGTATATCGAGCTGGTTAGGCAAGGGCACGAGAGCGGCGTGTCTGGCATGGATGGCGAGCTTGCAAGGGACGGGGTCAGTATTGGGGGTGGTGGAGGCGAGGTGAAACTCGTCGAGGCGAGGGCGCACGCGAAGAAGTACCTCAGTGGCAGCGGGGACTTTGAACTGCTGGGACGCGCTGCTGGGTTGTTGGCGTACAGGCCGTGGGATGAAGTGGAACCCTACGCC TCCCTCTACTCGCCCACCCGCTGGTCGCACCTAGCCACCCTCTTCCTAACAACGCACCACACGCTCTACTCCCTCCCGCCGCGCCCGCTCCTGCACATCGCCCTCTCCGCTGGCCTGTCCGCACTGAAAACCCCGGCCTGCCACTCCGCCTACACATCCTCGTCCGCAAATGCCTCGTCGTCCACATCCACCGTCTGTCCGATCTGCAGCACCGAGCTGAACCAGCTCGCCCGCAACGTGCCGTACGCGCACCACACCAAGAGCATCGTCGAGAACGACCCTGTGGTGCTGCCGAGTGGGCGAATCTACGGCAGGGAGAGGCTCCGGCTGTTTAACGAGAAGGTGGGGACTGCCAAGGGGTGGGTGCGGGACCCGGTAGCGGGaaaggcagaggagctgtggAAGGAGAGCGAAGTGCGGCGGGTTTTTGTTCTGTAA
- a CDS encoding ABC transporter ATP-binding protein arb1: MVSASKAAREAKRAAEGKPKKTAASKVSSKNASKASSVNGDGAEDLELNEEVRKLTMQEDKHGLSDRVTTGVLASLQASRDVKITSASLVFHGKVLFNDTTLEVTYGRRYGLLGENGCGKTTLLKAIDAREFPFPEHIDIYLLNQGAPKTELGALEWVVREAENELARLEKLAEEILEKDGPEASQLEDIYERQESMDPSTFHVRASLILTGLGFNKKTINKKTKDMSGGWRMRVALAKALFVKPALLLLDDPTAHLDLEACVWLEEYMKKWDRTLILVSHSMDFLNGVCTNMIDMRMKQLLYYGGNYDSYHKTRSEQEVNQTKAYEKQQDEIKHIKKFIASAGTYANLVRQAKSRQKILDKMEADGLIEPVQVDRVFSFRFADVEKLPPPVLSLDDVTFSYSGNAEDNLYENLDFGVDMDSRTALVGPNGVGKSTLLNIFTGKLSPTSGVVSRHTHLKLGVYSQHSAEQLDLTKSALDFVRDRFSHISQDYQYWRQQLGRFGMTGEGQTSKMATLSDGQKSRIVFALLAIEGPNMLLLDEPTNGLDIPTIDSLADAINAFSGGVVVVSHDFRLLDKIAKDIMVCEHKTVRRWDGSIGEYKNHLRKKMSSTGVLA, encoded by the exons ATGGTCTCCGCATCGAAGGCAGCCCGTGAGGCAAAGCGCGCTGCCGAGGGCAAGCCCAAGAAGACGGCCGCCTCCAAGGTCTCGTCCAAGAATGCCTCCAAGGCTTCATCGGTCAACGGCGATGGCGCTGAGGACCTCGAGCTCAACGAGGAGGTCCGCAAGCTCACCATGCAGGAGGACAAGCACGGTCTGTCCGACCGAGTCACCACTGGTGTCCTTGCCTCTCTCCAGGCCTCGCGCGACGTCAAGATCACCTCCGCCTCGCTTGTGTTCCACGGAAAGGTTTTGTTCAACGACACCACCCTGGAAGTCACATACGGCCGCCGCTACGGTCTCCTGGGTGAGAACGGTTGCGGAAAGACGACTCTGCTCAAGGCCATTGACGCCCGCGAGTTCCCCTTCCCTGAGCACATCGACATCTACCTGCTGAACCAGGGTGCCCCCAAGACCGAGTTGGGTGCCCTTGAGTGGGTTGTCCGTGAGGCCGAGAACGAGCTGGCTCGTCTCGAGAAGCTTGCCGAGGAAATCCTTGAGAAGGATGGCCCTGAGGCCTCCCAGCTCGAGGACATCTACGAG CGTCAAGAGTCCATGGATCCCTCCACTTTCCACGTCCGCGCCTCCCTTATCCTGACTGGTCTCGGTTTCAACAAGAAGACCATCAACAAGAAGACCAAGGACATGTCCGGTGGATGGCGCATGCGTGTCGCCCTCGCCAAGGCTCTGTTCGTCAAGCCTGCGTTGTTGCTGCTTGACGACCCCACAGCCCATTTGGATTTGGAGGCCTGTGTGTGGCTGGAGGAGTACATGAAGAAGTGGGACCGCACCCTTATCCTCGTCTCTCACTCCATGGATTTCCTGAACGGTGTCTGCACAAACATGATCGACATGCGCATGAAGCAGCTCCTCTACTACGGAGGTAACTACGACTCTTACCACAAGACTCGCTCCGAGCAGGAGGTCAACCAGACCAAGGCGTACGAGAAGCAGCAGGACGAGATCAAGCACATTAAGAAGTTCATTGCTTCTGCTGGTACATACGCCAACTTGGTCAGGCAGGCCAAGTCTCGCCAGAAGATTCTCGATAAGATGGAGGCAGATGGTCTCATCGAGCCCGTCCAGGTCGACAGGGTCTTCTCTTTCCGCTTCGCTGATGTCGAGAAGCTGCCGCCGCCTGTGCTGTCGCTCGACGACGTCACCTTCTCCTACTCTGGCAACGCAGAGGACAACCTGTACGAGAACCTCGACTTTGGTGTCGACATGGACTCTCGTACCGCCCTTGTCGGACCCAACGGTGTCGGAAAGTCGACTCTGCTCAACATCTTCACTGGCAAGCTCAGCCCCACAAGTGGTGTTGTGTCGCGTCACACTCACTTGAAGCTCGGTGTCTACTCCCAGCACTCTGCTGAACAGCTCGACCTCACCAAGTCTGCCCTCGACTTCGTTCGTGACAGATTCTCGCACATCAGCCAGGATTACCAGTACTGGCGCCAGCAGCTTGGTCGCTTCGGTATGACTGGTGAAGGCCAGACCTCGAAGATGGCTACTTTGTCCGACGGCCAGAAGTCTCGTATTGTCTTCGCTCTCTTGGCCATTGAGGGCCCCAACATGTTGTTGCTCGACGAGCCTACCAACGGTCTGGATATCCCCACCATCGACTCTCTGGCTGACGCCATCAACGCATTCAGCGGTGGTGTTGTTGTCGTCTCCCACGACTTCCG TCTCCTCGACAAGATCGCCAAGGACATCATGGTGTGCGAGCACAAGACAGTGCGAAGATGGGACGGCTCCATTGGCGAGTACAAGAACCATCTCCGCAAGAAGATGTCGTCGACTGGTGTTCTTGCTTAA
- a CDS encoding DNA repair protein rad16, with protein MSVFKKAESWHLDIDRYLNRIIPASPLHKLPIPVSRFLGYRREQKQDVGNILAAFWSFLGALCGLAVVAAVFNNTESIQRHAPPALIASFGASAILEYNAVRSPLGQPRNALLGHTFSAVIGVGISKLFQYHSEYEKIKWIAGAIACACASAVMLLTGTIHPPGGASAVLAATEPAITAMGWYFVGLVAWGATLMIVVGLFLNNIQRQFPVYWWTPLDIRRAKKQDIETVPDARGGLERRETEEEQKYNQQYERIEITGAEVTLPETLSLNKEEAELLERLRGRLKQRVDAERAEKGLDDTASSSGRSSTDITMVPTRSEGARSNSEDSGGR; from the exons ATGAGTGTGTTCAAGAAGGCCGAAAGCTGGCACCTCGACATCGACCGGTACCTCAACCGCATCATTCCCGCTTCGCCGTTGCACAAGCTACCCATACCGGTGTCGAGATTTCTGGGTTATCGAAGAGAGCAGAAGCAAGATGTTGGGAATATCTTGGCAGCTTTCTGGTCATTCCTAGGAGCACTCTGTGGGCTGGCTGTGGTTGCTGCGGTATTCAACAACACAGAGAGCATACAAAGGCATGCGCCGCCTGCATTAATCGCGTCATTC GGTGCGTCAGCGATTCTTGAGTATAACGCGGTCCGCTCGCCTCTGGGACAACCTCGCAATGCTCTGCTCGGCCATACATTTTCCGCCGTCATTGGCGTGGGCATTTCTAAGCTCTTTCAATACCACTCAGAGTACGAGAAGATCAAGTGGATAGCTGGTGCTATAGCGTGTGCATGCGCGTCCGCCGTCATGCTTCTCACTGGTACCATTCACCCACCTGGCGGGGCATCTGCTGTGCTTGCTGCCACGGAGCCAGCCATAACAGCGATGGGATGGTATTTTGTAGGCCTCGTTGCATGGGGAGCCACACTGATGATCGTTGTGGGCTTGTTCCTCAATAACATTCAGAGACAGTTTCCAGTGTATTGGTGGACGCCGCTAGACATCAGAAGGGCGAAGAAGCAAGACATCGAGACTGTACCAGATGCAAGAGGTGGTTTGGAGAGGAGGGAAACAGAGGAAGAGCAGAAGTACAACCAACAATACGAGAGAATTGAAATAACAGGAGCTGAGGTAACGTTGCCTGAGACACTCAGTCTGAACAAAGAGGAGGCAGAGTTGTTGGAAAGGCTGCGAGGAAGACTAAAGCAGAGAGTGGATGCAGAAAGGGCTGAAAAGGGCCTCGACGACACAGCTTCAAGTAGTGGACGAAGCAGCACAGACATTACTATGGTACCCACCAGAAGTGAGGGAGCAAGAAGTAACAGCGAAGATAGTGGTGGGAGGTGA
- a CDS encoding DNA repair protein rad16 produces MVPRRSTRKSAAGVANGNDVAAITPTQALNDSPMNSHVDPSLSKKRTRSSRTAVPNSSDNDDDIVGVDPSMPPVQLRRTLKQVSIPVMSTGHAAASVTAQSAESENSNESPSLDNSDYDTPATSKSNTPAASFGRTRGSARKSGLSKTVTARSRNTIEDTDDEIEAVDLDAELALQMQLEEDEGEHRSKRQRIEESDDEDDEVKNAYAPPARARAKPTPYKGKGKGKAKVESDIETDDDADSLLEELVSEPSYEGKGKGKAANEELSHRRSRSNRPSMSRNTILDDIISDLEDSEEYDEFKPDDAGSAMDDVDSLAADDSEEEEPLMVASARFKKVSAKLPKRARGKKSFTHAEKMEKQRRMARYAHIEDKWERKRAMNRERAEQQHPKLRSMWDDLQKIPVLPVERAEQPKTITRRLKPFQLEGLSWMIRQEQTHYRGGLLGDEMGMGKTIQAVSLIMSDYPAKAPTLVCVPPVALMQWSNEIREYTENKLNVLVYHGTNAKCKKMTVKDLKKFDVIMVSYNSLESLHRKETKGWSRGEDIIKEASPLHAIHFHRLILDEAHSIKSRNTGVAKACFALTGTYKWCLSGTPVQNRIGEFFSLLRFLEVRPFADYFCRSCKCEKLHWATDDDHMCVACNHGASEHISVFNQELLNPITGDDVDLREQALAKLHMITARIMLRRMKRDHTNSMELPMKDIIIHNEFFSEVERDFSTSIMSNSNRKFDTYVAQGVMLNNYANIFGLIMQMRQVANHPDLLLKKNAAEGSQNVYVCNICDEPAEDAIRSHCRHEFCRACVKDYMDTCEASGTDADCPRCHIALTIDFEQPELEQDIDSVKKTSIINRIKMENWTSSTKIEMLVYDLYKLRSKKQTLKSIVFSQFTSMLQLIEWRLRRAGFNTVMLDGSMTPAMRQKSIDHFMTNPDVEVFLVSLKAGGVALNLTEASRVFIVDPWWNPAAEWQSADRCHRIGQKRPCVITRLCIEDSVESRMVALQEKKAAMIAGTVNNDKVAMDRLSPEDLQFLFRGS; encoded by the exons TTCGTCGCACACTGAAGCAAGTCTCGATTCCCGTCATGAGCACCGGTCACGCAGCTGCATCGGTTACAGCACAGTCGGCCGAGTCCGAAAACTCGAACGAGTCTCCATCGCTGGACAACTCCGATTACGATACACCTGCTACGAGCAAGTCGAACACACCGGCCGCCTCCTTTGGTCGCACTCGTGGCTCTGCCCGCAAAAGCGGATTGAGCAAGACTGTCACAGCTCGATCGCGGAACACTATCGAAGACACAGATGACGAGATCGAAGCGGTAGACTTGGACGCAGAGCTCGCCTTGCAGATGCAGCTTGAGGAAGACGAAGGCGAGCACCGTAGCAAGCGCCAAAGAATCGAGGAAtccgacgacgaggacgacgaagTTAAGAACGCTTATGCACCACCAGCTCGGGCGCGAGCGAAACCAACACCTTACAAGGGGAAGGGGAAGGGAAAGGCGAAAGTGGAGTCTGACATCGAGACCGACGATGACGCAGACTCGCTGCTGGAAGAGCTGGTCTCTGAACCATCCTATGaaggcaagggcaagggcaaagCGGCGAACGAAGAACTATCGCATCGCCGGAGTCGTTCAAACCGACCCAGTATGAGCCGCAACACTATCCTCGACGACATCATCAGCGATCTGGAGGATTCTGAGGAGTACGATGAATTCAAGCCAGACGATGCCGGCTCGGCGATGGATGACGTCGACAGCCTAGCCGCAGACGACAGTGAAGAGGAGGAACCGCTTATGGTAGCCAGTGCCCGCTTTAAGAAGGTGTCGGCGAAGTTACCAAAGCGTGCACGGGGCAAGAAGTCGTTCACACATGCAGAGAAGATGGAGAAGCAGAGGCGCATGGCGAGATATGCACACATTGAAGACAAATGGGAGCGAAAGCGTGCCATGAATCGCGAACGAGCGGAACAGCAACATCCTAAATTGCGGTCAATGTGGGACGACCTTCAGAAGATCCCTGTTCTTCCCGTTGAGAGGGCAGAACAGCCAAAAACGATCACCCGACGACTGAAACCATTCCAGCTCGAGGGTCTTAGCTGGATGATCCGCCAGGAACAGACCCACTACAGAGGCGGCCTTCTTGGAGACGAGATGGGAATGGGTAAAACCATTCAAGCCGTTTCGCTCATCATGTCGGACTATCCTGCAAAGGCACCTACACTCGTCTGTGTACCACCTGTGGCCCTGATGCAGTGGTCAAATGAGATTCGGGAGTACACTGAGAACAAGCTCAACGTGCTGGTTTATCACGGCACAAATGCGAAATGCAAGAAGATGACCGTTAAGGATTTGAAGAAGTTCGACGTCATCATGGTGTCTTACAACAGCCTGGAATCTTTGCACCGCAAGGAGACTAAGGGCTGGAGCCGCGGGGAGGACATCATCAAGGAGGCCTCTCCCCTTCACGCTATCCACTTCCATCGTCTCATTCTTGATGAGGCACACAGCATCAAGTCTCGCAACACCGGTGTCGCCAAGGCCTGCTTTGCACTCACTGGAACCTACAAGTGGTGTTTGTCAGGAACGCCGGTGCAGAACCGCATCGGAGAGTTCTTCTCCCTTTTACGATTCCTAGAAGTGCGTCCCTTTGCGGACTACTTCTGCCGCTCTTGCAAGTGCGAAAAGTTGCATTGGGCCACAGACGACGATCACATGTGCGTTGCTTGCAATCACGGTGCATCTGAGCACATATCGGTGTTCAACCAGGAGCTGCTCAACCCCATCACCGGCGACGATGTGGATCTCCGCGAGCAGGCGTTGGCGAAGCTGCATATGATTACCGCCCGTATCATGTTGCGTCGCATGAAGCGCGATCACACCAACTCTATGGAGCTGCCCATGAAAGACATCATCATCCACAACGAGTTCTTCAGCGAAGTCGAGCGTGACTTCTCTACCTCAATCATGTCAAACTCGAACCGCAAGTTTGACACCTATGTCGCACAGGGTGTTATGCTTAACAACTACGCCAACATCTTTGGTCTGATCATGCAGATGCGCCAAGTTGCCAATCATCCCGATCTACTCCTCAAGAAGAATGCAGCAGAAGGTAGCCAGAACGTCTATGTCTGCAACATCTGCGACGAGCCCGCCGAAGACGCCATACGGTCCCACTGCCGCCACGAGTTCTGCCGCGCCTGCGTCAAGGACTACATGGACACATGCGAGGCTTCCGGAACCGACGCCGACTGTCCACGCTGCCATATCGCTCTAACCATCGACTTCGAGCAGCCTGAGCTCGAGCAGGATATAGACTCAGTCAAGAAGACATCCATTATCAACCGCATCAAGATGGAGAACTGGACGAGTTCGACTAAGATCGAGATGCTGGTGTACGATCTGTACAAGCTGCGTAGCAAGAAGCAGACACTTAAGTCGATTGTGTTCAGTCAGTTCACGTCTATGCTGCAACTAATCGAGTGGCGTCTGCGCCGCGCGGGTTTCAACACAGTGATGCTGGATGGCAGCATGACTCCGGCCATGCGACAGAAGAGCATCGATCACTTCATGACGAACCCGGATGTCGAGGTCTTTCTTGTGTCGCTGAAGGCTGGCGGTGTAGCTCTCAACCTGACCGAGGCTTCCAGGGTGTTCATCGTTGACCC ATGGTGGAATCCTGCTGCAGAATGGCAGTCCGCTGACCGCTGCCACCGCATCGGCCAGAAGCGACCTTGCGTCATCACGCGTCTTTGTATCGAAGACAGTGTCGAATCTCGTATGGTCGCGCTGCAGGAGAAGAAGGCAGCTATGATTGCTGGAACTGTCAATAACGACAAAGTTGCCATGGATCGTCTGAGCCCTGAAGATCTGCAGTTCTTGTTCCGTGGTTCTTAG